One window of Burkholderia thailandensis E264 genomic DNA carries:
- the iolB gene encoding 5-deoxy-glucuronate isomerase, translating into MSLLVKGAGDGMSIARVTPESAHWKHVGFAAYRLKAGEAVELAEAAREMCIVVLTGTVDIEVGDGTRWTELGSRDSVFDGVAPYALYLPPKRSVTVRASRDAELGVASAPATGRYPARLIKPSQMQRSVRGSGANTRYVCDILPQTEPAESLLVVEVRTPSGHSSSYPPHKHDTDNVPVESSLEETYYHRVHPPQGFVFQRVYTDSRDIDESMAVCDHDVVLVPRGYHPVVVPYGYESYYLNVMAGPTRVWHFKNDPAHEWMLSGGR; encoded by the coding sequence ATGAGTCTGCTCGTCAAGGGCGCGGGCGACGGCATGTCGATCGCGCGCGTCACGCCGGAATCGGCGCACTGGAAGCACGTCGGCTTCGCCGCGTATCGGCTGAAGGCGGGCGAGGCGGTCGAGCTCGCCGAGGCCGCGCGCGAGATGTGCATCGTCGTGCTCACCGGCACCGTCGACATCGAAGTGGGCGACGGCACGCGCTGGACCGAGCTCGGCTCGCGCGACAGCGTGTTCGACGGCGTCGCGCCGTACGCGCTGTACCTGCCGCCGAAGCGCTCCGTCACCGTGCGCGCGTCGCGCGACGCGGAGCTCGGCGTCGCGAGCGCGCCCGCGACCGGCCGCTATCCGGCGCGGCTCATCAAGCCGTCGCAGATGCAGCGCTCGGTGCGCGGCAGCGGCGCGAACACGCGCTACGTCTGCGATATCCTGCCGCAGACCGAGCCTGCGGAGTCGCTGCTCGTCGTCGAGGTGCGCACGCCGTCCGGGCACTCGTCGAGCTATCCGCCGCACAAGCACGACACCGATAACGTGCCCGTCGAGAGTTCGCTCGAGGAAACGTACTACCATCGCGTGCATCCGCCGCAGGGCTTCGTGTTCCAGCGCGTGTACACCGATTCGCGCGACATCGACGAATCGATGGCCGTCTGCGATCACGACGTCGTGCTCGTGCCGCGCGGCTATCATCCGGTCGTCGTGCCTTACGGGTATGAGTCGTACTATCTGAACGTGATGGCCGGGCCCACTCGCGTGTGGCACTTCAAGAACGATCCCGCGCACGAGTGGATGCTGAGCGGCGGGCGTTGA
- a CDS encoding acyl-CoA thioesterase, protein MSLTKPVPLPRSAYRHFLPITTRWMDNDVYGHVNNVVYYSYFDTVVNEYLIRRGALDVERGETIGLVVETQCNYFAPLVFPQCVEAGLRVARLGSSSVRYEIGLFAHGEASAAAQGHFVHVYVDRATRRPVPLPEPLRAALAPLVAQAA, encoded by the coding sequence ATGTCCTTGACCAAACCCGTTCCGCTGCCGCGCAGCGCCTATCGCCATTTCCTGCCGATCACGACACGCTGGATGGACAACGACGTCTACGGGCACGTGAACAACGTCGTCTACTACAGCTACTTCGACACGGTCGTCAACGAATACCTGATTCGCCGCGGCGCACTCGATGTCGAGCGCGGCGAGACGATCGGCCTCGTCGTCGAGACGCAGTGCAACTATTTCGCGCCGCTGGTGTTTCCGCAGTGCGTAGAAGCGGGGCTGCGGGTCGCGCGGCTCGGTTCGTCGAGCGTGCGCTACGAGATCGGCCTCTTTGCGCACGGCGAAGCGTCGGCCGCCGCGCAAGGGCATTTCGTGCACGTGTACGTCGATCGCGCGACGCGCCGGCCGGTGCCGCTGCCCGAGCCGCTGCGCGCCGCGCTCGCGCCGCTCGTCGCGCAGGCGGCCTGA
- a CDS encoding branched-chain amino acid ABC transporter ATP-binding protein/permease — protein MSSANAARSRLPEALSWLALVALLVVPALAWPRGWMLGYLAQTAAMIVLALSYNLLLGTTGLLSFGHAAFAGLGAFVAAHGFNRYGLPLPLVPLAGGVAGAAFGALFGFVATRRAGTAFAMITLGLGELVAAAAWSVPDWFGGAGGVSIDRAAGPALAAWDFGKPMHAYALIAVWCVAAAVAMRVLVRTPFARLANAVRDNPARVAALGTDPRRVRYAMAIAAAFFAGVSGALTLIDVEVATSESVGMLRSGAVLFATVIGGATAFFGPVVGAVLLTFFSVFVASVSRAWLLYLGLLFVAVVLAAPGGASGWWRVRRRRAARFDGRSGFFGALLGAGAALAGGVAIVFAVELAYALQFAQDDGRRAVIGPWRFDALAPLGWGIAAIAAALAAGLAHAARLRRGAHRLGASDADGANACGLSGASVAPGPGDAAHAADPADAASAPGATGMRRVAGAPGDASSSSPSSSFATATAAGAAEADPGALGVRTASAPPALRMTNVGKSFGATPVLVGVDLTIRHGERHALIGPNGAGKSTLFNLIAGALAPTHGRIAMNGVELGRRRPHAVARLGFARSFQQTSVFARMTVYDNLRCAALHAPRERRRWRNRLAGSAAIDRAADAALASIGLAAHRDALAGSLSYAEQRALDVGLALASGASVFLFDEPTAGMSREQARRTIELIRRATAGKTVLMIEHDMDAVFGFADRVSVLVRGELVATGSPAAIRANAAVRAAYLGEAFER, from the coding sequence ATGTCTAGCGCGAACGCGGCGCGAAGCCGCCTGCCGGAAGCGCTGTCATGGCTTGCGCTCGTCGCGCTGCTCGTCGTGCCCGCGCTCGCGTGGCCGCGCGGCTGGATGCTCGGCTATCTCGCGCAGACGGCCGCGATGATCGTGCTCGCGCTGTCGTACAACCTGCTGCTCGGCACGACGGGGCTGCTGTCGTTCGGGCACGCGGCGTTCGCGGGGCTCGGCGCGTTCGTCGCCGCGCACGGATTCAATCGCTACGGCCTGCCGCTGCCGCTCGTGCCGCTCGCGGGCGGTGTCGCGGGCGCGGCGTTCGGCGCGCTGTTCGGCTTCGTCGCGACGCGCCGTGCGGGCACCGCGTTCGCGATGATCACGCTCGGGCTCGGCGAGCTCGTCGCGGCCGCCGCGTGGAGCGTGCCCGACTGGTTCGGCGGCGCGGGCGGCGTGTCGATCGATCGCGCGGCGGGCCCCGCGCTCGCCGCATGGGATTTCGGCAAGCCGATGCATGCGTATGCGTTGATCGCGGTCTGGTGCGTCGCCGCGGCGGTCGCGATGCGCGTGCTCGTGCGTACGCCGTTCGCGCGGCTCGCGAACGCGGTGCGCGACAATCCGGCGCGCGTCGCCGCGCTAGGCACCGATCCGCGCCGCGTGCGCTACGCGATGGCGATCGCGGCCGCGTTCTTTGCCGGCGTGTCGGGCGCGCTGACGCTGATCGACGTCGAGGTCGCGACGTCGGAGAGCGTCGGGATGCTGCGCTCGGGCGCGGTGCTGTTCGCGACGGTGATCGGCGGCGCGACGGCGTTCTTCGGGCCCGTTGTCGGCGCGGTGCTGCTGACGTTCTTCAGCGTGTTCGTCGCGAGCGTGTCGCGCGCGTGGCTGCTGTATCTCGGGCTGCTGTTCGTCGCCGTCGTGCTCGCCGCGCCGGGCGGCGCCAGCGGCTGGTGGCGCGTGCGACGGCGGCGCGCGGCGCGCTTCGATGGACGAAGCGGGTTCTTCGGCGCGCTCCTCGGCGCGGGCGCGGCGCTGGCCGGCGGCGTCGCGATCGTGTTCGCCGTCGAGCTTGCGTATGCGCTGCAGTTCGCGCAGGACGACGGGCGGCGCGCCGTTATCGGGCCTTGGCGATTCGATGCGCTCGCGCCGCTCGGCTGGGGGATCGCGGCGATCGCGGCCGCGCTCGCGGCCGGTCTCGCGCATGCGGCGCGGCTGCGGCGCGGCGCGCATCGCCTGGGCGCGTCGGACGCCGACGGGGCGAATGCATGCGGTCTGTCAGGCGCATCGGTTGCGCCGGGCCCAGGCGACGCAGCCCACGCCGCCGACCCGGCCGATGCGGCGAGCGCGCCCGGCGCGACAGGCATGCGCCGCGTTGCGGGCGCGCCCGGCGACGCGTCATCGTCATCGCCATCGTCATCGTTCGCGACGGCCACCGCCGCCGGAGCGGCCGAGGCCGATCCCGGCGCGCTCGGCGTGCGCACGGCGAGCGCGCCGCCCGCGCTGCGCATGACGAACGTCGGCAAGTCGTTCGGCGCGACGCCGGTGCTCGTCGGCGTCGATCTGACGATCCGCCACGGCGAGCGTCATGCGCTGATCGGCCCGAACGGCGCCGGCAAGTCGACGCTCTTCAATCTGATCGCGGGCGCGCTCGCGCCGACGCACGGCCGCATCGCGATGAACGGCGTCGAGCTCGGGCGGCGGCGGCCGCATGCGGTCGCGCGCCTCGGGTTCGCGCGCAGCTTCCAGCAGACGAGCGTGTTCGCGCGGATGACCGTCTACGACAACCTGCGATGCGCGGCGTTGCACGCGCCGCGCGAGCGCCGCCGCTGGCGCAACCGGCTCGCCGGTTCTGCCGCGATCGATCGCGCGGCCGACGCGGCGCTCGCGTCGATCGGCCTCGCCGCGCACCGCGACGCGCTCGCGGGCAGCCTGAGCTACGCGGAGCAGCGCGCGCTCGACGTAGGGCTCGCGCTCGCGAGCGGCGCGTCGGTATTCCTGTTCGACGAGCCGACGGCCGGGATGAGCCGCGAGCAGGCGCGGCGCACGATCGAGCTGATCCGCCGCGCGACGGCGGGCAAGACGGTGCTGATGATCGAGCACGACATGGATGCGGTGTTCGGCTTCGCCGATCGCGTGTCGGTGCTCGTGCGCGGCGAGCTGGTCGCGACCGGCTCGCCCGCCGCGATCCGCGCGAACGCGGCCGTGCGCGCCGCGTATCTCGGCGAGGCGTTCGAGCGATGA
- a CDS encoding trypsin-like peptidase domain-containing protein — protein MSRQTFGRALIHAAVLGAALAGFACLRPAEVAAGTLSPSAKAKRIAQPGPAGPIDFPTLVERYGPAVVSVSVPAQDPQMSASGLEALDPDDPFFAYFKSAAMPPPASQDNVPRAMAGAGSGFIVSADGLILTTAYVVGQASEATVRLIDRREFKARVLAVDDQSDVAVLQIDATKLPTVRLGDSSRVRVGEPVLTIGTPDGSANTVTTGIVSATSRTLPDGSRFPFFQTDVTGNLDNSGGPVFNRAGEVIGIDVQIYGSGDRNPDVTFAIPIGMAAKVRAQVLQAQPPAQPAQRAAAQNGLGVDVQDVGPGLAAAFGLPRPAGALVNAVEPGSPAAAVGLKPGDVIVQVGDRPLGRSSELAADVAALPPAASVPITLVRNRMPMTVMLGAGAAAGASPAAASANAGAGSSEAGGADRFGLTMHPLTDDERRSTGLPVGMMVDAVRGPAENAGIRPGDVVLEFDDTLIETPDMVPALEAKAGKAVAVLIQRGNERKFVSVRSR, from the coding sequence GTGTCTCGTCAAACGTTTGGCCGCGCCCTGATTCATGCCGCAGTGCTCGGGGCGGCGCTCGCCGGCTTTGCGTGCCTGCGGCCGGCGGAGGTCGCAGCGGGCACGCTGTCTCCGTCCGCGAAGGCGAAGCGGATCGCGCAGCCCGGCCCCGCAGGGCCGATCGATTTCCCCACGCTCGTCGAGCGATACGGACCCGCGGTGGTCAGCGTGAGCGTGCCCGCCCAGGACCCGCAGATGTCGGCGTCCGGTCTCGAGGCGCTCGATCCCGACGATCCGTTCTTCGCGTACTTCAAGTCCGCCGCGATGCCGCCGCCCGCGTCGCAGGACAACGTACCGCGCGCGATGGCGGGCGCCGGGTCCGGTTTCATCGTCAGCGCCGACGGGCTCATCCTGACGACCGCCTACGTGGTCGGGCAGGCGAGCGAAGCGACGGTCCGGCTGATCGACCGGCGCGAATTCAAGGCGCGGGTGCTCGCGGTCGACGACCAGAGCGACGTGGCCGTGCTGCAGATCGACGCGACGAAGTTGCCGACCGTGCGGCTCGGCGATTCGTCGCGCGTGCGCGTCGGCGAGCCCGTGCTGACGATCGGCACGCCCGACGGCTCGGCGAACACTGTGACGACGGGCATCGTCAGCGCGACGTCGCGCACGCTGCCCGACGGCAGCCGTTTCCCGTTCTTCCAGACCGACGTGACCGGCAACCTCGACAACTCGGGCGGTCCGGTGTTCAACCGCGCGGGCGAGGTGATCGGCATCGACGTGCAGATCTACGGAAGCGGCGATCGCAATCCGGACGTGACGTTCGCGATCCCGATCGGCATGGCGGCCAAGGTGCGCGCGCAGGTGCTGCAGGCGCAGCCGCCTGCTCAGCCGGCGCAGCGCGCGGCTGCGCAAAACGGGCTTGGCGTCGACGTGCAGGACGTGGGCCCCGGGCTCGCGGCCGCGTTCGGCTTGCCGCGGCCGGCGGGCGCGCTCGTCAACGCGGTCGAGCCGGGGTCGCCCGCGGCCGCGGTCGGCCTGAAGCCGGGCGACGTGATCGTGCAGGTGGGCGACCGGCCGCTCGGCCGCTCGTCCGAGCTCGCCGCCGACGTGGCGGCGCTGCCGCCTGCGGCGAGCGTGCCGATCACGCTGGTCCGCAACCGGATGCCGATGACGGTGATGCTCGGCGCGGGCGCGGCGGCGGGCGCATCGCCGGCGGCGGCCTCGGCGAACGCGGGCGCGGGCAGCAGCGAGGCGGGCGGCGCGGACCGCTTCGGCCTGACGATGCATCCGCTGACGGACGACGAGCGCCGCTCGACGGGGCTGCCCGTCGGGATGATGGTCGATGCGGTGCGCGGGCCGGCGGAGAATGCCGGCATCCGGCCGGGCGACGTCGTGCTGGAGTTCGACGACACGCTGATCGAGACGCCGGACATGGTGCCCGCGTTGGAGGCGAAGGCCGGCAAGGCGGTCGCGGTGCTGATTCAGCGGGGAAACGAGCGGAAGTTCGTGTCGGTGCGCTCGAGGTAG
- a CDS encoding YbjQ family protein — MADPQLITTAFDLPGYRIERSLGVARGIVVRSRSIVGTFGASIQTLFGGNISLYTSLCERARQDAYERMIEEARQMGGNAIVGMRYDATEIASGVTEVLCYGTAVQAVRAG; from the coding sequence ATGGCAGATCCGCAGCTCATCACGACCGCTTTCGACCTCCCGGGCTACCGGATCGAACGCTCGCTCGGCGTCGCGCGCGGCATCGTCGTGCGTTCGCGCTCGATCGTCGGCACGTTCGGCGCATCGATTCAAACGCTGTTCGGCGGCAACATTTCGCTCTACACGTCGCTGTGCGAGCGCGCGCGGCAGGACGCTTACGAACGGATGATCGAAGAGGCGCGGCAAATGGGCGGCAACGCGATCGTCGGGATGCGCTACGACGCGACCGAGATCGCGTCCGGCGTCACCGAGGTGCTGTGCTACGGCACTGCGGTGCAGGCGGTGCGCGCCGGCTGA
- a CDS encoding NUDIX domain-containing protein translates to MTTADYRFCPRCTRALTERADPVEEGGRVRRACPDATCGYVHWNNPVPVVAAIVEYEGKILLARNAAWPEGTFALITGFLEHSETPEAGIAREVREETSLEAESVTLVGVYEFIRKNELIIAYHVRANGTIRLSPELLEYRLVDPPKLRPWRAGTGQAVADWMRSRGLEFEFVDFPGAAAANNG, encoded by the coding sequence ATGACCACCGCAGACTACCGTTTTTGTCCTCGCTGCACGCGAGCGCTCACCGAGCGCGCCGATCCCGTCGAGGAGGGCGGCCGCGTGCGCCGCGCGTGTCCCGACGCGACCTGCGGCTACGTCCACTGGAACAACCCGGTGCCCGTCGTCGCGGCGATCGTCGAGTACGAAGGCAAAATCCTGCTCGCGCGCAACGCCGCGTGGCCCGAGGGGACGTTCGCGCTCATCACCGGCTTTCTCGAGCACAGCGAGACGCCGGAGGCGGGCATCGCGCGCGAGGTGCGCGAGGAGACGTCGCTCGAGGCCGAATCGGTGACGCTCGTCGGCGTCTACGAATTCATCCGCAAGAACGAGTTGATCATCGCGTATCACGTGCGCGCGAACGGGACGATTCGCCTGTCGCCCGAGTTGCTCGAGTATCGGCTCGTCGATCCGCCGAAGCTGCGCCCGTGGCGGGCGGGAACCGGCCAGGCGGTTGCCGACTGGATGCGCTCGCGCGGCCTCGAGTTCGAGTTCGTCGATTTCCCCGGGGCCGCCGCCGCGAACAACGGATAA
- a CDS encoding branched-chain amino acid ABC transporter permease gives MQSIVVNLLNGLSYGLLLFMLCAGLTLIFGMLGVLNFAHASFYMLGAYAGCAIAARTSFWVALVAAPLAVGAFGALCERTLLRRVRSGGHLDELLLTFGLAYLIGEGVKLVWGLAPLTAPVPAVLDGAAFTVYGAVFPRYRVFMTSVSFAMLGALWAVLRVSQTGLVVRAALTHRAAVEALGHDVPRVMTLVFAAGTALAALAGVIGAPLAVIEPAMAQTLGSVVFAVIVIGGLGSLAGALVASLAVGCAQTFATASRASLGDAAQWAGIALPDAWRALTLAQLAPLIPYLLLVAVLACRARGLFGERADV, from the coding sequence GTGCAGTCGATCGTCGTCAATCTGCTGAACGGCCTGAGCTACGGGCTGCTGCTGTTCATGCTGTGTGCGGGGCTCACGCTGATCTTCGGCATGCTCGGGGTGCTCAATTTCGCGCATGCGAGCTTCTACATGCTCGGCGCGTACGCCGGCTGCGCGATCGCCGCGCGCACGAGCTTCTGGGTCGCGCTCGTCGCCGCGCCGCTCGCCGTCGGCGCATTCGGCGCGCTCTGCGAGCGCACGCTGCTCAGGCGGGTGCGGTCGGGCGGCCATCTGGACGAGTTGCTGCTCACGTTCGGGCTCGCGTATCTGATCGGCGAAGGCGTGAAGCTCGTGTGGGGGCTCGCGCCGCTCACCGCGCCCGTGCCCGCCGTGCTCGACGGCGCGGCGTTCACCGTCTACGGCGCCGTCTTCCCGCGTTATCGCGTGTTCATGACGAGCGTGTCGTTCGCGATGCTCGGCGCGCTGTGGGCGGTGCTGCGCGTGTCGCAGACCGGGCTCGTCGTGCGCGCGGCGCTCACGCATCGCGCGGCCGTCGAGGCGCTCGGCCACGACGTGCCGCGCGTGATGACGCTCGTGTTCGCCGCAGGCACCGCGCTTGCCGCGCTCGCCGGCGTGATCGGCGCGCCGCTCGCGGTGATCGAGCCCGCGATGGCGCAGACGCTCGGCTCGGTCGTGTTCGCGGTGATCGTGATCGGCGGGCTCGGTTCGCTCGCGGGCGCGCTCGTCGCATCGCTCGCGGTGGGCTGCGCGCAGACGTTCGCGACGGCGAGCCGCGCATCGCTCGGCGACGCGGCGCAGTGGGCGGGCATCGCGCTGCCCGACGCGTGGCGCGCGTTGACGCTCGCGCAGCTCGCACCGCTGATTCCGTATCTGCTGCTCGTCGCGGTGCTCGCGTGCCGCGCGCGCGGCCTGTTCGGCGAGCGCGCCGATGTCTAG
- the iolE gene encoding myo-inosose-2 dehydratase: MSAPDIRIGINPLSWMNDDLPSLGGETPLAVALTEGREIGYDGFELGNKFPREPQALKALLAQYDLSLVSGWYSGRLAERGVQEEIDAVGPHLELLAKNGANVMVYGEVAGTIQGSPAPLYQRPRFVHDAQWDAYAERVDAFARYTLSQGVRLGYHHHMGAYVESPADVDRLMASTSDAVGLLFDAGHITFGGGDPAAELAKHIGRVCHVHCKDVRPAVIRLARNRNWSFLDAVIAGAFTVPGDGSIDFPTIVDMLKRHGYRGWLVVEAEQDPAVAPSYAYAQKGYRTLRALVDAPLSPVDHKEAA; the protein is encoded by the coding sequence GACGACCTGCCGTCGCTCGGCGGCGAGACGCCGCTCGCCGTCGCGCTGACCGAAGGCCGCGAGATCGGCTACGACGGTTTCGAGCTCGGCAACAAGTTTCCGCGCGAGCCGCAGGCGCTGAAGGCCCTCCTCGCGCAATACGATCTGTCGCTCGTGTCCGGCTGGTACTCGGGCCGGCTCGCCGAGCGCGGCGTGCAGGAAGAGATCGACGCGGTCGGCCCGCATCTGGAATTGCTCGCGAAGAACGGCGCGAACGTGATGGTCTACGGCGAAGTGGCCGGCACGATCCAGGGCTCGCCCGCGCCGCTTTACCAGCGCCCGCGCTTCGTCCACGACGCGCAATGGGACGCGTACGCCGAGCGCGTCGACGCGTTCGCGCGCTATACGCTGTCGCAGGGCGTGCGGCTCGGCTACCACCATCACATGGGCGCGTACGTCGAATCCCCCGCCGACGTCGACCGCCTGATGGCGAGCACGAGCGACGCGGTGGGCCTGCTGTTCGACGCCGGCCACATCACGTTCGGCGGCGGCGATCCGGCGGCCGAGCTCGCGAAGCACATCGGCCGCGTGTGCCACGTCCATTGCAAGGACGTGCGCCCGGCCGTGATCCGGCTCGCGCGCAACCGCAACTGGAGCTTTCTCGACGCGGTGATCGCCGGCGCGTTCACGGTGCCGGGCGACGGCTCGATCGATTTCCCGACGATCGTCGACATGCTCAAGCGCCACGGCTATCGCGGCTGGCTCGTCGTCGAGGCCGAGCAGGACCCGGCCGTCGCGCCGAGCTACGCGTATGCGCAAAAGGGCTACCGGACGCTGCGCGCGCTCGTCGACGCGCCGCTCTCGCCCGTCGATCACAAGGAGGCGGCGTAA
- a CDS encoding ABC transporter ATP-binding protein, whose translation MSALVELRGVRAGYGALPVLDGVDLRIAAGEAVALVGRNGSGRSTLAKAIMGMVRVAGTVRVDGIDVAGAPTFAVARHRVGYVAESRDVFALLSVEDNLRLGLRGVSGAAARAALDAARERYPMLAERWRTKAGVLSGGEQQMLALARALIGAPRVLIADEPAEGLAPLAVEQVRACLAGAKAQGVALLLIEQRMQLAPALASRVAVMGRGRIVYDGPAKALDAGIVERWLSVG comes from the coding sequence ATGAGCGCGCTCGTCGAATTGCGCGGCGTGCGCGCCGGATACGGCGCGCTGCCGGTGCTCGACGGCGTCGATCTGCGGATCGCGGCGGGCGAGGCCGTCGCGCTCGTCGGGCGCAACGGCTCGGGCCGCTCGACGCTCGCGAAGGCGATCATGGGAATGGTGCGGGTTGCGGGGACGGTGCGCGTCGACGGCATCGACGTCGCGGGCGCGCCGACGTTCGCGGTCGCGCGGCATCGGGTCGGCTACGTCGCCGAGAGCCGCGACGTGTTCGCGCTCCTGAGCGTCGAGGACAATCTGCGGCTCGGCCTGCGCGGCGTGTCGGGCGCCGCCGCGCGCGCGGCGCTCGACGCCGCGCGCGAGCGCTACCCGATGCTCGCCGAGCGCTGGCGAACGAAGGCGGGCGTGCTGTCGGGCGGCGAGCAGCAGATGCTCGCGCTCGCGCGCGCGTTGATCGGCGCGCCGCGCGTGCTGATCGCCGACGAGCCGGCCGAAGGGCTCGCGCCGCTCGCGGTCGAGCAGGTTCGCGCGTGTCTCGCCGGCGCGAAGGCGCAAGGCGTCGCGCTGCTGCTGATCGAGCAGCGGATGCAGCTCGCGCCGGCGCTCGCGTCGCGGGTCGCGGTGATGGGGCGGGGAAGGATCGTCTACGACGGCCCGGCGAAGGCGCTCGATGCGGGCATCGTCGAGCGTTGGCTCAGCGTCGGTTGA
- a CDS encoding iron-containing alcohol dehydrogenase, whose protein sequence is MAYIYYLTHIHLGDDALAMLGAECARSGIARPLVVTDKGVAAAGLVDRALDALGLGALPVFDDTPSNPTEAAVLAAAQRYRDEGCDGLVAVGGGSAIDLAKGVAIAATHPAPLTQYATIEGGSGRISAGVAPLIAVPTTSGTGSEVARGAILILADGRKLGFHSWHLLPKAAICDPSLTLGLPPGLTAATGMDAIAHCIETFLAPAFNPPADGIALDGLERAWAHIERATHDGGDRAARLAMMSASMQGAMAFQKGLGCVHSLSHPLGGVKVNGKTSLHHGTLNAVVLPAVLRFNEHAPSVVAERRYARMRRVMNLPENADLPQALHDMTARLGLPTGLAQMGVDERVFDHVIEGALADHCHKTNPRVASADDYRRMLVESL, encoded by the coding sequence GTGGCCTATATCTATTACCTGACGCACATCCATCTCGGCGACGACGCGCTCGCGATGCTCGGCGCCGAGTGCGCGCGCAGCGGCATCGCGCGGCCGCTCGTCGTGACGGACAAGGGCGTCGCGGCCGCGGGGCTCGTCGATCGCGCGCTCGATGCGCTCGGCCTCGGCGCGCTGCCCGTGTTCGACGACACGCCGTCGAATCCGACCGAAGCCGCCGTGCTCGCCGCCGCGCAGCGCTATCGCGACGAAGGCTGCGACGGGCTCGTCGCGGTCGGCGGCGGCTCGGCGATCGATCTCGCGAAGGGCGTCGCGATCGCGGCGACGCATCCCGCGCCGCTCACGCAATACGCGACGATCGAGGGCGGCAGCGGCCGGATCAGCGCGGGCGTCGCGCCGCTCATCGCGGTGCCGACGACGTCGGGCACGGGCAGCGAGGTCGCGCGCGGCGCGATCCTGATCCTCGCCGACGGCCGCAAGCTCGGCTTCCATTCGTGGCATCTGCTGCCGAAGGCGGCGATCTGCGATCCGTCGCTCACGCTCGGCCTGCCGCCCGGGCTCACGGCGGCGACCGGCATGGACGCGATCGCGCACTGCATCGAAACGTTTCTCGCGCCGGCGTTCAATCCACCCGCCGACGGCATCGCGCTCGACGGCCTCGAGCGCGCGTGGGCGCACATCGAGCGCGCGACGCACGACGGCGGCGACCGCGCCGCGCGCCTCGCGATGATGAGCGCGTCGATGCAGGGCGCGATGGCGTTCCAGAAAGGGCTCGGCTGCGTGCATTCGCTGTCGCATCCGTTGGGCGGCGTGAAGGTGAACGGCAAGACGTCGCTGCATCACGGCACGCTGAACGCGGTCGTGCTGCCCGCAGTGCTGCGCTTCAACGAGCACGCGCCGAGCGTCGTCGCCGAGCGCCGCTATGCGCGGATGCGCCGCGTGATGAACCTGCCGGAGAACGCGGACCTGCCGCAGGCGCTGCACGACATGACGGCGCGCCTCGGCCTGCCGACGGGCCTCGCGCAAATGGGCGTCGACGAGCGTGTGTTCGACCACGTGATCGAAGGCGCGCTCGCCGACCATTGCCACAAGACGAATCCGCGCGTCGCGTCGGCCGACGACTACCGGCGCATGCTCGTCGAATCGCTGTGA